From a single Bacteroidota bacterium genomic region:
- the nhaA gene encoding Na+/H+ antiporter NhaA codes for TYKSASGIVLFVSVIIAIIWANSTFRESYHAIFHKYIVLQFGSATFKQSLLHFINDGLMAVFFFMIGLEIKREMISGDLSSPRKAALPIAAAIGGMILPAVIYAIINRNSGAPEGWGVPMATDIAFSLGVLSLLGKKVPIALKIFLTALAIVDDLGAVLVIAFFYTSEISFSNLLVGAVILTFLALYNIFGGRKTTVYAIVGIGGLWLAFMLSGVHATIAGVLAAFTIPARSKIDKNTFVNVLCQLTDRFRISTDNDSRLATNEQQHIIEEIKQVSYDVETPLQKLEHAISPLVAFLILPIFAIANAGIEIESDFLQMLIHPVSLGIALGLIIGKFSGVFLFSKLAVRLKIAELPEGLTWKHIAGIGFFAGIGFTMSLFITDLAFENEEYIAIAKASIIVASVLSGLIGFVILNSIKAKA; via the coding sequence ACTTATAAGTCAGCATCGGGTATTGTATTATTTGTATCTGTAATCATTGCCATCATTTGGGCAAACTCTACATTTAGAGAGAGTTATCATGCTATTTTTCATAAGTATATTGTTCTTCAATTTGGATCAGCCACATTTAAACAAAGTCTGTTGCACTTTATTAATGATGGGCTTATGGCTGTATTTTTCTTCATGATTGGGTTGGAAATTAAGCGGGAAATGATCAGTGGAGATTTGTCATCTCCAAGAAAAGCGGCTTTACCTATAGCGGCTGCTATTGGAGGAATGATATTGCCTGCTGTTATTTATGCAATAATCAATCGAAATTCTGGAGCTCCTGAAGGTTGGGGAGTACCAATGGCAACTGATATTGCATTTTCATTAGGAGTTTTATCACTTTTAGGAAAAAAAGTTCCTATTGCCCTAAAGATATTTTTAACTGCTTTGGCAATTGTGGATGACCTTGGAGCTGTTTTGGTCATCGCTTTCTTTTATACATCAGAAATTTCATTCAGTAATCTTTTAGTGGGTGCGGTAATTCTAACTTTTCTGGCACTGTATAATATATTTGGTGGACGTAAAACAACTGTTTATGCAATAGTGGGTATCGGAGGACTTTGGTTAGCATTTATGCTTTCAGGAGTTCATGCAACTATTGCTGGTGTTTTGGCCGCATTTACAATTCCTGCCCGAAGTAAAATCGATAAAAATACTTTTGTCAATGTATTATGTCAACTTACGGACAGATTCCGCATTTCAACGGACAATGATAGCAGACTTGCAACAAATGAACAGCAACACATTATTGAGGAGATAAAGCAAGTAAGTTATGATGTTGAAACCCCATTGCAGAAATTAGAGCATGCAATTTCTCCTTTAGTAGCATTTTTAATACTGCCCATATTTGCAATTGCAAATGCCGGAATAGAAATAGAATCGGACTTTCTACAAATGTTAATTCACCCTGTTAGTTTGGGCATTGCACTAGGTTTAATCATAGGAAAATTTTCCGGGGTATTTTTATTTAGCAAGCTTGCTGTCAGACTTAAAATAGCAGAATTACCTGAAGGATTAACATGGAAACATATAGCTGGAATTGGCTTTTTCGCTGGTATTGGATTTACCATGTCCTTGTTTATAACCGATTTGGCTTTTGAAAATGAAGAGTATATTGCTATTGCAAAAGCATCAATAATTGTGGCATCTGTACTTTCAGGACTAATTGGATTTGTAATTTTAAACTCAATTAAGGCTAAAGCATAG
- a CDS encoding MarR family transcriptional regulator, with product MNMSGYGKYSDNHRKMVVHILHTASWLDTKISALLKNYGITHVQFNILKVLEASHPEPQSVGKVKEGILFSNSDMTRLMDRLVTKNLVVRNICSENRRRIDVEITKEGLDLLNEINPGLSAILENYYADKVTQEEALWISNKLKEIRK from the coding sequence ATGAATATGAGTGGATATGGAAAATATAGTGACAATCACCGCAAAATGGTGGTTCATATATTACACACTGCCAGTTGGTTGGATACAAAAATTTCTGCTTTGCTAAAAAACTATGGAATAACCCATGTTCAGTTTAATATTTTAAAGGTTTTAGAAGCCTCACATCCTGAGCCACAGTCAGTCGGAAAAGTTAAAGAAGGAATATTGTTTTCCAATTCTGATATGACGCGCCTGATGGATAGATTGGTCACTAAAAATTTAGTAGTCAGAAATATTTGTTCAGAAAATCGCAGGCGAATTGATGTTGAAATTACAAAAGAGGGTCTTGACTTATTGAATGAAATTAATCCTGGATTATCAGCAATTCTGGAAAATTATTATGCTGATAAAGTAACACAAGAAGAAGCTCTGTGGATATCGAATAAACTCAAGGAAATAAGAAAGTAA